A stretch of Campylobacter volucris DNA encodes these proteins:
- the tlyA gene encoding 23S rRNA (cytidine-2'-O)-methyltransferase TlyA: MRFDVFVSKKLNISRNKSCELIEKNQILLNGVTKKTSFNIESENPLEDERLNLTLLEELFVSRAAYKLKYFLQNFPIEIENKICLDIGSSTGGFVQILHQQKAKTIYALDVGSNQLHQSLKEFENIILYENTDLRAFKSDVKFDVITCDVSFISLLYLLDDIDKLAKDFIILLFKPQFEVGKSAKRDKNGVVKDEKAIKNARDKFEKECAKLGWILKNTQKSYLKGKEGNVEFFYAYKKV; this comes from the coding sequence ATGAGGTTTGATGTTTTTGTGAGCAAAAAATTAAATATTAGTCGCAACAAATCCTGTGAGCTAATAGAAAAAAATCAAATTTTATTAAATGGTGTTACAAAAAAAACTTCTTTTAATATAGAAAGTGAAAATCCTTTAGAAGATGAAAGGTTAAATTTAACACTTTTAGAAGAATTATTTGTCAGTAGGGCCGCATATAAATTAAAATATTTTTTACAAAATTTTCCCATAGAAATTGAAAATAAAATTTGTCTTGATATAGGGTCTTCCACGGGTGGTTTTGTACAAATTTTACATCAACAAAAGGCAAAAACTATTTACGCTTTGGATGTGGGGTCTAATCAGCTCCATCAAAGTTTGAAAGAATTTGAAAATATTATTTTATATGAAAATACAGATTTAAGAGCTTTTAAAAGTGATGTAAAATTTGATGTCATTACTTGTGATGTGAGTTTTATATCTTTACTTTATTTGCTAGATGATATTGATAAATTAGCTAAAGATTTTATCATCTTGCTTTTTAAACCGCAATTTGAAGTAGGCAAAAGCGCTAAACGCGATAAAAATGGCGTAGTTAAGGATGAAAAAGCCATTAAAAATGCAAGGGATAAATTTGAAAAAGAGTGTGCTAAGCTTGGTTGGATTTTAAAAAATACTCAAAAATCTTATCTAAAAGGAAAAGAAGGTAATGTGGAGTTTTTCTACGCCTATAAAAAAGTCTAA
- a CDS encoding bifunctional riboflavin kinase/FAD synthetase: MWSFSTPIKKSNIKSLAIGRFDGMHLGHLELCKHLCKNSVLLIILKDENDFLTPNNFRNKIIPIPLVFMSFTKIKHLNAKDFLNLLLSEFNHLEKIVVGYDFKFGKERKWEAKDIYKLCGVKTIIVDEFKKNNQSVHTSMIKTMLKNGLVFQVREYLGRFYSIFASVIKGQGIGSKELFATINLKVKNFFLPKDGVYASIVKFNNKTFHSVTFIGIRSTDEHFSIETHILEDDFNEKVPKEVELVFIDYIRENQKFNDLRLLKAQISKDILQAKQILGKIDER, translated from the coding sequence ATGTGGAGTTTTTCTACGCCTATAAAAAAGTCTAATATCAAAAGTTTAGCTATAGGGCGTTTTGATGGTATGCATTTGGGGCATTTAGAGCTTTGTAAGCATTTGTGTAAAAATTCAGTGCTGCTGATTATTTTAAAAGATGAAAATGATTTTTTAACCCCGAATAATTTTAGAAATAAAATCATCCCTATACCTTTAGTTTTTATGAGTTTTACAAAGATTAAGCATTTAAACGCAAAAGATTTTTTAAATTTATTATTAAGCGAATTTAATCATTTAGAAAAAATTGTTGTAGGTTATGATTTTAAATTTGGTAAAGAAAGAAAATGGGAAGCTAAAGACATCTATAAACTTTGTGGTGTAAAAACTATTATAGTGGATGAATTTAAAAAAAATAACCAAAGCGTTCATACAAGTATGATTAAAACTATGCTTAAAAATGGCTTGGTATTTCAAGTAAGGGAATATCTTGGAAGATTTTATAGCATCTTTGCAAGTGTGATCAAAGGGCAGGGTATAGGCTCAAAAGAGCTATTTGCTACGATTAATTTAAAAGTAAAAAACTTTTTTTTGCCTAAAGATGGAGTGTATGCAAGTATAGTTAAATTTAACAATAAAACTTTTCATAGTGTTACTTTTATAGGTATTCGCTCTACTGATGAGCATTTTTCAATTGAAACACATATTTTAGAAGATGATTTTAATGAAAAAGTGCCTAAAGAAGTTGAGCTTGTGTTTATTGATTATATTAGAGAAAATCAAAAATTTAATGATTTAAGACTTTTAAAAGCACAAATTAGCAAGGATATTTTACAAGCAAAGCAAATTTTAGGAAAAATTGATGAAAGATGA
- the cmoA gene encoding carboxy-S-adenosyl-L-methionine synthase CmoA, producing the protein MKDEIFKQPLEKQFEFDKNVASVFDDMVARSVPFYTQNLKLIVDVIDTFAQTNAKICDLGCSTASLLLTLFEKRKDFLLSGIDSAKAMLDIAKNKTNAFGAKIDFYEKNLDEFSFFKNDIFIATYTMQFIRPPKRQEIINQIYEHLNTQGMFIMSEKILYEDVKIAKKMIEIYENYKQEQGYSKLEIATKREALENILIPYTHEENISMLKNAGFARVESIFKWVNFETFVAFK; encoded by the coding sequence ATGAAAGATGAAATTTTTAAACAACCTTTAGAAAAACAATTTGAATTTGATAAAAATGTCGCAAGTGTATTTGATGATATGGTGGCTAGATCTGTGCCTTTTTATACTCAAAATTTAAAACTTATAGTAGATGTAATAGATACTTTTGCACAAACTAACGCTAAGATTTGCGATCTTGGTTGTTCTACAGCTAGCTTACTACTTACTTTGTTTGAAAAAAGAAAAGATTTTTTATTAAGCGGGATAGATAGTGCTAAAGCTATGCTGGATATAGCTAAAAATAAAACCAATGCATTTGGTGCAAAGATTGATTTTTATGAGAAAAATTTAGATGAATTTAGCTTTTTTAAAAATGATATTTTTATAGCAACTTATACTATGCAATTTATCCGTCCGCCAAAAAGACAAGAAATCATCAATCAAATTTATGAACATTTAAACACACAAGGCATGTTTATAATGAGTGAAAAAATTCTTTATGAAGATGTAAAAATTGCAAAAAAAATGATAGAAATTTATGAAAACTACAAACAAGAACAAGGTTATAGTAAATTAGAAATTGCCACAAAAAGGGAAGCTTTAGAAAATATTTTGATACCTTATACACATGAAGAAAACATTTCAATGTTAAAAAATGCCGGTTTTGCTAGGGTAGAGAGTATTTTTAAATGGGTAAATTTTGAAACTTTTGTAGCTTTTAAATAA
- the ychF gene encoding redox-regulated ATPase YchF has protein sequence MSLSVGIVGLPNVGKSTTFNALTRAQNAESANYPFCTIEPNKAVVPVPDHRLKELAKIVNPQKIIRSNIEFVDIAGLVAGASKGEGLGNKFLSNIRETEMILHIVRCFDDENITHVAGSIDPVRDVQIIETELILADIEQLSKKIEKLTKGAKANEKGAKETLALANELLEHLNQNNSASSFANKNEIYQALIKELRLLSAKEVIYGANVDENSLLEDNEFVKNLKEFAAKSGHEVIKLCSKIEEEMIALSDEENYEFLKSLGVENSGLEVVIRTAFSKLNLISYFTAGQVEVRSWTIQRGWKAPKAASVIHNDFEKGFIKAEVISYEDFITHKGENGAKEAGKLRLEGKDYIVQDGDVMHFRFNV, from the coding sequence ATGAGTTTATCAGTTGGTATAGTTGGACTTCCAAATGTTGGAAAATCAACCACTTTTAACGCCTTAACAAGAGCACAAAATGCAGAAAGTGCAAACTATCCATTTTGCACCATAGAACCTAATAAGGCAGTAGTTCCTGTGCCTGATCATCGCTTAAAAGAACTAGCAAAAATAGTCAATCCTCAAAAAATCATACGCTCAAATATAGAATTTGTAGATATTGCTGGTTTAGTTGCTGGAGCTAGTAAAGGCGAAGGTTTGGGAAATAAATTTCTTTCAAATATACGCGAAACAGAAATGATTTTGCATATAGTTCGTTGTTTTGATGATGAAAACATCACTCATGTAGCAGGAAGCATCGACCCTGTGCGTGATGTGCAAATTATAGAAACAGAATTAATCTTAGCAGATATTGAACAACTAAGTAAAAAAATAGAAAAACTCACCAAAGGCGCAAAAGCCAATGAAAAAGGCGCAAAAGAAACCTTAGCATTAGCTAATGAGCTTTTAGAACATTTAAATCAAAATAATAGCGCAAGCTCTTTTGCTAATAAAAATGAAATTTATCAAGCTTTGATAAAAGAATTAAGATTATTATCTGCAAAAGAAGTCATATATGGGGCAAATGTAGATGAAAACTCACTTTTAGAAGATAATGAATTTGTAAAAAATTTAAAAGAATTTGCTGCAAAATCAGGTCATGAAGTCATAAAACTTTGCTCAAAAATAGAAGAAGAAATGATAGCTTTAAGCGATGAGGAAAACTATGAATTTTTAAAATCTTTAGGAGTTGAAAATAGTGGTCTTGAAGTCGTTATACGCACAGCTTTTTCAAAATTAAATTTAATCAGCTATTTTACAGCAGGCCAAGTAGAAGTTAGATCATGGACTATACAAAGAGGTTGGAAAGCTCCAAAAGCAGCAAGCGTGATTCATAATGATTTTGAAAAAGGCTTTATAAAAGCTGAAGTGATTTCTTATGAAGATTTTATCACCCATAAGGGTGAAAATGGCGCTAAAGAAGCAGGAAAACTACGCCTTGAAGGAAAAGATTACATAGTACAAGATGGCGATGTAATGCATTTTAGATTTAATGTTTGA